A genomic segment from Streptomyces antibioticus encodes:
- a CDS encoding GNAT family N-acetyltransferase, producing MYAISLGDDGAELRPLEPWNAEEFLAHLERGRDFINEFIPFGSQATDPDGAREVLQRYADMRAADTGSLHGIWSEGRLVGGVLFLNFDAEQGNCEVGCWLEPAGTGRGLVTRAMRVLIDFAVERRGVHRLEWVASAGNTNSLNVARRLGFTRDGVRREAYPYRGVRHDLEVWSVLAQEWRTARARAAHNDH from the coding sequence ATGTACGCGATATCGCTGGGTGACGACGGAGCCGAACTGCGGCCCCTGGAGCCGTGGAACGCCGAGGAGTTCCTCGCCCACCTGGAGCGCGGCCGTGACTTCATCAACGAGTTCATCCCGTTCGGCTCGCAGGCCACCGACCCGGACGGCGCCCGCGAGGTGCTCCAGCGGTACGCCGACATGCGCGCCGCCGACACCGGCTCGCTGCACGGCATCTGGTCCGAGGGGCGGCTCGTCGGCGGGGTGCTCTTCCTGAACTTCGACGCCGAGCAGGGCAACTGCGAGGTCGGCTGCTGGCTGGAGCCCGCCGGCACCGGGCGCGGCCTGGTCACCCGGGCCATGCGGGTGCTGATCGACTTCGCCGTCGAGCGGCGGGGCGTCCACCGCCTGGAGTGGGTCGCCTCGGCGGGCAACACCAACAGCCTGAACGTCGCCCGGCGGCTCGGCTTCACCCGCGACGGTGTGCGCCGGGAGGCGTACCCCTATCGTGGGGTCCGGCACGACCTCGAGGTGTGGTCCGTGCTCGCCCAGGAGTGGCGCACCGCACGCGCGCGTGCCGCTCACAACGATCATTAA
- a CDS encoding helix-turn-helix domain-containing protein gives MPKKTPQDWETLEQELHSAGVDPAEVEAGSRRLLAEARGHQLAEARKQYGLAQRDVAARMGVSIARVSQIEHGEVATLDVIARYVEALGGRLDLVADFGDHTLRMPASGDQGSAAA, from the coding sequence ATGCCCAAGAAGACCCCGCAGGACTGGGAGACCCTGGAGCAGGAGCTGCACTCGGCTGGTGTGGATCCCGCTGAAGTGGAGGCCGGTTCACGTCGACTGCTGGCGGAAGCCCGTGGTCATCAACTCGCTGAGGCGCGGAAGCAGTACGGGCTGGCCCAGAGAGACGTGGCTGCCCGTATGGGTGTGAGCATCGCCCGCGTGTCCCAGATCGAGCACGGCGAAGTCGCCACTCTCGATGTCATCGCACGTTACGTCGAAGCGCTCGGCGGCAGGTTGGACCTGGTTGCCGACTTCGGTGACCACACACTGCGGATGCCGGCAAGCGGCGACCAGGGCAGCGCGGCGGCGTAA
- a CDS encoding helix-turn-helix transcriptional regulator, protein MLASVDTRSVSPVFVGRADELGALDDALARAGAGEPQALLIGGEAGVGKTRLVEEFASAASARGAAVALGGCVEIGADGLPFAPFSTALRALRRALPAELAAAAAGQEGELARLLPELGEPGTGRHDEEGMARLFELTARLLERVAADRTVVLALEDLHWADASTRHLLSYLLRTLRTGRLVVLATYRADDIHRRHPLRPLLAELDRLRTVRRLELARLTREEVGRQIAGILAQEPDPAQVDAIFRRSDGNAFFVEELAVAGNQGCCAGLTDSLRDLLLVRVEALPEAGQQMARIVAEGGSTVEYRLLAAVAGLAEDDLIAALRAAVNANLLLATPDGDGYRFRHSLVREAVSDDLLPGERSRLNRRYAEALEADPTLVPADERVMRLAGYWCHAHDPAKALPAALDASVAARSRRAYSEQLHFLERAMELWESAPDEVRARLRPADYTEAYPAPRPEASLRYLDLMAEAAVAGRYCGERERALKITKRALRLLADDDDPLRSAWFWVQRSRLVRALGRGSGREELAEAQELVRGLPPGEVHAEVLTHAANWFMVHAPGPGAFEAAERAVAYARMVGARDTELDARQILGVLMVASGDTEAGLAELAEVKDRALAEDIPMVAVNAYVNLPSELEAVGRSREAMAVLERGVAFAGRHGLPDSQAWIWGNLAESLLSVGRWDDAARAFVDPGRMGLAVGAKGVHAILRAELAIARGDFAEAHEQLAVARDCFGSHHHTAQHHLPLARHSIALAIAEGRPEEAADLLERALDAGFQPGAQRYVWPLLITAIPAATTGDLLARIRAASRRLPTGAAVWQAHALWLRAELLRAEGHPALEEWTETVTAFEHLERPYDLARTRHRLAEALLTGGTDDDGDRENDRDRAAELLRLAHAVATHLGARPFADAVDLLARRARLAVVPALPQCSADPVEALGLTSRERDVLRLVAAGRTNRQIAERLFISPKTASVHVSNILAKLGVSGRGEAAAVAHRVGLSPTEEQAGAEGRGALT, encoded by the coding sequence ATGCTCGCGTCCGTGGATACCAGGTCCGTCAGCCCCGTCTTCGTCGGGCGTGCCGATGAGTTGGGCGCTCTGGACGACGCGCTCGCCCGTGCCGGCGCCGGGGAGCCGCAGGCGTTGCTCATCGGAGGTGAGGCCGGGGTCGGCAAGACCCGCCTCGTCGAGGAGTTCGCCTCCGCCGCGAGCGCCCGGGGCGCGGCCGTCGCGCTCGGCGGCTGTGTCGAGATCGGCGCCGACGGGCTGCCGTTCGCCCCCTTCTCCACCGCCCTGCGCGCCCTGCGCCGCGCCCTGCCCGCCGAACTGGCCGCCGCCGCTGCCGGACAGGAGGGCGAACTCGCCCGGCTGCTGCCCGAGTTGGGCGAACCCGGCACCGGACGCCACGACGAGGAGGGCATGGCCCGCCTCTTCGAACTCACCGCCCGGCTCCTGGAGCGCGTCGCCGCCGACCGCACGGTCGTCCTCGCCCTGGAGGACCTGCACTGGGCCGACGCCTCCACCCGCCACCTCCTCTCCTACCTGCTGCGCACCCTGCGCACCGGCCGGCTCGTCGTCCTCGCCACCTACCGCGCCGACGACATCCACCGCCGTCACCCGCTGCGCCCCCTGCTCGCCGAACTCGACCGGCTGCGCACCGTACGGCGCCTCGAACTCGCCCGTCTCACCCGCGAGGAGGTCGGCCGCCAGATCGCCGGCATCCTCGCCCAGGAACCCGACCCCGCCCAGGTCGACGCGATCTTCCGGCGCTCCGACGGCAACGCCTTCTTCGTCGAGGAACTCGCCGTCGCCGGGAACCAGGGCTGCTGCGCCGGGCTCACCGACTCGCTGCGCGATCTGCTGCTGGTGCGGGTGGAGGCGCTGCCCGAGGCCGGGCAGCAGATGGCCCGGATCGTCGCCGAGGGCGGCTCCACCGTCGAGTACCGGCTGCTGGCCGCCGTCGCCGGGCTCGCCGAGGACGACCTGATCGCCGCGCTGCGGGCCGCCGTGAACGCCAACCTGCTGCTCGCCACCCCCGACGGCGACGGCTACCGCTTCCGGCACTCGCTGGTCCGCGAGGCCGTCAGCGACGACCTGCTGCCCGGCGAACGCTCCCGCCTCAACCGCCGTTACGCCGAGGCCCTGGAGGCCGATCCGACGCTCGTCCCCGCCGACGAACGCGTGATGCGGCTCGCCGGCTACTGGTGCCACGCCCACGACCCGGCCAAGGCGCTGCCCGCCGCCCTGGACGCCTCCGTCGCGGCCCGCTCCCGCCGCGCCTACAGCGAGCAACTGCACTTCCTGGAACGGGCGATGGAGCTGTGGGAGAGCGCGCCCGACGAGGTCCGCGCCCGGCTGCGGCCCGCCGACTACACCGAGGCGTACCCCGCCCCGCGGCCCGAAGCCTCGCTGCGCTACCTCGACCTCATGGCCGAGGCCGCCGTCGCGGGCCGCTACTGCGGCGAACGCGAACGCGCCCTGAAGATCACCAAGCGGGCGCTGCGCCTCCTCGCGGACGACGACGATCCGCTGCGCTCCGCCTGGTTCTGGGTGCAGCGCTCCCGTCTGGTGCGCGCCCTGGGCCGGGGCAGCGGACGCGAGGAACTGGCCGAGGCACAGGAGCTGGTGCGCGGACTGCCGCCCGGCGAGGTGCACGCCGAGGTCCTCACGCACGCCGCCAACTGGTTCATGGTCCACGCCCCCGGCCCCGGCGCCTTCGAGGCCGCCGAACGGGCCGTCGCGTACGCCCGGATGGTGGGCGCCCGCGACACCGAACTCGACGCCCGCCAGATCCTCGGGGTCCTCATGGTCGCCTCCGGTGACACCGAGGCCGGCCTGGCCGAACTGGCCGAGGTGAAGGACCGGGCGCTCGCCGAGGACATCCCCATGGTCGCGGTGAACGCCTATGTGAACCTCCCCTCCGAACTGGAGGCCGTCGGCCGCTCCCGGGAGGCCATGGCCGTCCTCGAACGGGGCGTCGCCTTCGCCGGACGCCATGGACTGCCCGACAGCCAGGCGTGGATCTGGGGCAATCTCGCCGAGTCCCTGCTCTCGGTGGGCCGTTGGGACGACGCCGCCCGCGCCTTCGTGGACCCCGGGCGGATGGGACTCGCCGTCGGCGCCAAGGGTGTGCACGCCATCCTGCGCGCGGAACTCGCCATAGCGCGCGGCGACTTCGCCGAGGCCCATGAACAACTGGCCGTGGCCCGCGACTGTTTCGGCTCCCACCACCACACCGCACAGCACCACCTCCCCCTCGCCCGCCACTCCATCGCCCTCGCGATCGCCGAGGGCCGCCCCGAAGAAGCCGCGGATCTCCTCGAACGCGCCCTGGACGCCGGCTTCCAGCCCGGCGCGCAGCGCTATGTCTGGCCGCTCCTGATCACCGCGATCCCGGCCGCGACCACCGGGGACCTCCTCGCCCGGATCCGCGCCGCGAGCCGCAGGCTTCCCACCGGCGCCGCCGTCTGGCAGGCCCACGCGCTCTGGCTGCGCGCCGAACTCCTGCGCGCCGAGGGCCACCCCGCCCTGGAGGAGTGGACCGAGACGGTCACCGCCTTCGAACACCTCGAACGCCCCTACGACCTGGCCCGCACCCGCCACCGCCTGGCCGAGGCCCTGCTGACCGGCGGCACGGACGACGACGGCGACCGCGAGAACGACCGGGACCGTGCCGCCGAACTGCTCCGCCTCGCCCACGCCGTCGCCACCCATCTCGGCGCCCGGCCGTTCGCCGACGCGGTCGACCTGTTGGCCCGGCGCGCCCGGCTGGCCGTCGTCCCGGCCCTGCCGCAGTGCTCCGCCGACCCCGTCGAGGCGCTCGGCCTCACCAGCCGGGAGCGCGACGTCCTACGGCTGGTCGCGGCCGGCCGCACCAACCGGCAGATCGCCGAACGGCTCTTCATCTCCCCCAAGACGGCCAGCGTGCACGTCTCCAACATCCTGGCCAAGCTGGGGGTGTCGGGCCGCGGCGAGGCGGCGGCGGTGGCCCACCGGGTGGGACTGTCCCCGACGGAGGAGCAGGCGGGGGCGGAGGGCCGGGGGGCACTCACCTGA
- a CDS encoding 2-hydroxyacid dehydrogenase, which translates to MSIDAPRDVWLPIPPDEIDGLPAGLDYLFWDGGEEGEQTYPGDPARCVFYVVPYMKRQQVKVGPLREMRNVQVVQTLTAGVDDITARLSDLPPGVRLCNARGVHEASTAELALALTLAALRGIPGFVRAQDRQEWGGGFHEALADKNVLIVGYGAIGAAVEDRLVPFEVARVARVARSQRTTARGPVHPFTELPALLPEADVVVLTTPLTDTTRGMVDGPFLARMKDGALLVNVARGPVVDTKALLTEVESGRLTAALDVTDPEPLPHGHPLWQAPGVLISPHVGGPTSAFLPRAKRLLVDQLGRHLNHEPLRHVILTTGTADV; encoded by the coding sequence ATGAGCATCGACGCGCCCCGTGACGTATGGCTGCCCATCCCGCCCGACGAGATCGACGGACTCCCGGCGGGGCTCGACTACCTGTTCTGGGACGGGGGCGAGGAGGGCGAACAGACGTACCCCGGGGACCCGGCGCGGTGCGTCTTCTACGTGGTGCCCTACATGAAGCGGCAGCAGGTGAAGGTCGGCCCGCTGCGGGAGATGCGCAACGTACAGGTCGTGCAGACGCTCACCGCCGGCGTCGACGACATCACCGCGCGCCTGTCGGACCTGCCGCCCGGCGTCCGGCTCTGCAACGCGCGCGGGGTGCACGAGGCGAGCACCGCCGAACTGGCCCTCGCCCTGACCCTGGCCGCGCTGCGCGGCATCCCCGGCTTCGTGCGCGCCCAGGACCGGCAGGAATGGGGCGGCGGCTTTCACGAGGCGCTCGCCGACAAGAACGTGCTCATCGTGGGCTACGGGGCGATCGGCGCCGCCGTCGAGGACCGGCTCGTGCCCTTCGAGGTCGCGCGGGTGGCGCGCGTCGCGCGCTCCCAGCGCACGACGGCGCGCGGTCCAGTGCATCCCTTCACCGAACTGCCCGCCCTGCTCCCCGAGGCGGACGTCGTCGTCCTCACCACGCCCCTCACCGACACCACCCGCGGCATGGTCGACGGCCCGTTCCTGGCCCGGATGAAGGACGGCGCGCTGCTGGTCAACGTCGCCCGCGGCCCGGTCGTCGACACGAAGGCCCTGCTCACCGAGGTGGAGAGCGGCCGTCTCACCGCCGCCCTCGACGTCACCGACCCCGAACCCCTGCCCCACGGGCACCCGTTGTGGCAGGCGCCGGGCGTGCTGATCAGCCCGCACGTCGGCGGGCCCACGTCCGCCTTCCTGCCCCGCGCCAAGCGTCTGCTGGTGGACCAACTCGGTCGCCATCTGAACCACGAGCCCCTGCGGCACGTGATCCTGACGACGGGTACGGCAGACGTGTAG
- a CDS encoding aldo/keto reductase: MERRTIGAGALATGAVGLGCMPMSWGYSGSRQRGDESLRAVHRALDLGCTLLDTADMYGPFTNELLVGRVLKERRAEAFVSTKVGLLVGEQHIVANGRPGYVRRACDASLRRLQTDVIDLYQLHRADPEVPVEETWGAMADLVQAGKVRALGLCAVGARGARRSGGRLYDGTIRQLRRVQQVFPVSAVEAELSVWSPEALDTLLPWCAARGVGFLAAMPLGNGFLTGTLTPGEGFEPDDMRARHPRFTAEMMAANQPIIAGLRRVAARHGDAVTAAQVALSWVLSQGPHVIPIPGAKRERWVTENAGATEIRLTPEDLAEVAGLPGARGSWD; the protein is encoded by the coding sequence GTGGAGCGCAGGACGATCGGCGCGGGGGCGCTTGCGACAGGGGCCGTCGGACTGGGATGCATGCCGATGAGCTGGGGGTACAGCGGCTCCCGGCAGCGCGGCGACGAATCGCTCCGGGCGGTGCACCGGGCGCTCGACCTCGGCTGCACCCTTCTGGACACCGCCGACATGTACGGCCCGTTCACCAACGAGCTTTTGGTGGGGCGGGTGTTGAAGGAGCGCCGCGCGGAAGCCTTCGTCTCCACCAAGGTCGGCCTGCTGGTGGGCGAGCAGCACATCGTGGCCAACGGCCGCCCCGGGTACGTGAGAAGAGCGTGCGACGCGTCGCTGCGCCGCCTGCAGACCGACGTCATCGACCTCTACCAGCTCCACCGCGCCGACCCCGAGGTCCCCGTGGAGGAGACCTGGGGCGCGATGGCGGACCTCGTCCAGGCGGGCAAGGTGAGGGCGTTGGGACTGTGCGCGGTCGGCGCGCGCGGCGCCCGGCGCTCCGGCGGCCGCCTGTACGACGGAACGATCCGCCAACTGCGGCGTGTGCAACAGGTGTTCCCGGTCAGCGCGGTCGAGGCCGAACTCTCCGTGTGGTCGCCGGAGGCCCTGGACACCCTGCTGCCGTGGTGCGCCGCGCGGGGCGTCGGATTCCTGGCGGCGATGCCGCTCGGCAACGGCTTCCTGACCGGCACCCTGACCCCCGGCGAGGGCTTCGAACCGGACGACATGCGCGCCCGCCACCCCCGCTTCACCGCGGAAATGATGGCCGCGAACCAGCCGATCATCGCCGGCCTCCGCCGCGTGGCCGCCCGCCACGGCGACGCCGTGACGGCCGCACAGGTGGCCCTGTCCTGGGTCCTGTCCCAGGGCCCCCACGTGATCCCGATACCGGGCGCCAAGCGGGAGCGGTGGGTGACGGAGAACGCGGGGGCGACGGAGATACGGCTGACACCGGAGGATCTGGCGGAGGTGGCGGGGTTGCCGGGGGCACGGGGGTCTTGGGACTGA
- a CDS encoding putative bifunctional diguanylate cyclase/phosphodiesterase: MSSPTTSTPVLDGVDAAPRTPAPVTAPQAGPPSAGVKPNLVHQLVLALLCGGYGLGSALGWGSDQLALIMGDFGLTAAAGTAAVSCFLYARTRRVRFRPAWLLFSLSSAMAALGNLVWGWYEVVLNRPVPSPSYADLFFLCFAPPAIVGLLVLAARPVTKAGWICLGLDAWLIAGSLLTLSWSLALAQAAKFDGPSVAHAALSLAYPLLDIALVSMVLVLHFRRSAVNRTAVNTAVGALALTVMCDALFTSPLMHHSYRSGQLLDAGWFAGSLLLAYAPWAASRQHRPGGDEGHTRVVREHLPGARPGSHQHHHAPAQAGDHGRYPATRPITGSLAALTPYLAAAVCTLGILYNVLNGRSVDRVVLLTGGAVVLALVVRQGIMLLDNITLTQELAHKENHFRSLVQGSSDVIMIAAPSGILRYVSPAAAGVYGRPAEALVGTELADLIHPEDLGCVVHEVRRFLAANPQDEPTTRIECRFRSGGGGGWLNVESTVNRHHGGLIFNSRDVTERVRLQAQLQHNAEHDPLTDLPNRALFTRRVQQALSGRRSSDRGAALRNTAVLFIDLDGFKAVNDTIGHQAGDELLVQAGRRLQDAVRKGDTASRLGGDEFAALIVGDTTRDRPARERHILELADRLRLTLSQPYVIDGNDVRVAASIGVAFAEPGLGAGELLRNADLAMYRAKAGGKGRVELYKPQMQQDVVRKAELATRLRAALHDGEFALLHQPVVRLEDGRISSVAAHARWRSSQGVLFTPAEFLRVADEGDRTAELSRWVLEEAVAQAADRAAGGRTVPVTVRMDARRLVDRSMPPGAVEALLTRHGLPSGALMIELSDLDPKVPLDELERRLGALRRHGVRIVLDGFGTGYGALTALRRLPVDVLRLDRGLVEGVVESARLHKITSGLLRIACDLGLHSVAEGVDLPEQVVALRAMGCTHGQGMAFSGPLDEYRLRRALATGRYPVPHGPAEPAFAGGGTGVYTSSGVSAVLGSGSALRSHNETPVPPT; the protein is encoded by the coding sequence GTGAGTTCGCCGACGACCTCCACCCCCGTGCTCGACGGAGTCGACGCGGCGCCGCGGACACCCGCCCCGGTGACGGCCCCTCAGGCCGGACCGCCGTCCGCCGGCGTCAAGCCGAACCTCGTCCACCAACTGGTGCTGGCCCTGCTGTGCGGGGGCTACGGCCTCGGCTCCGCGCTCGGCTGGGGCTCCGACCAACTCGCCCTCATCATGGGCGATTTCGGACTGACCGCCGCCGCCGGCACCGCCGCCGTGTCCTGCTTCCTCTACGCGCGCACCCGCCGGGTCCGTTTTCGACCCGCCTGGCTGCTGTTCTCGCTCTCCTCGGCGATGGCCGCCCTCGGCAACCTGGTCTGGGGGTGGTACGAGGTCGTCCTGAACCGCCCCGTGCCCAGCCCCAGCTACGCCGACCTGTTCTTCCTGTGCTTCGCGCCGCCCGCGATCGTCGGGCTGCTGGTGCTGGCCGCCCGGCCCGTCACCAAGGCGGGCTGGATCTGCCTGGGCCTCGACGCCTGGCTGATCGCCGGCTCGCTGCTCACCCTCTCCTGGAGCCTCGCCCTCGCGCAGGCCGCCAAGTTCGACGGCCCGTCCGTCGCGCACGCCGCGCTGTCGCTGGCCTATCCGCTGCTCGACATCGCCCTGGTGAGCATGGTGCTGGTGCTGCACTTCCGGCGCTCCGCGGTCAACCGCACCGCCGTCAACACCGCCGTCGGCGCGCTCGCCCTCACCGTGATGTGCGACGCGCTGTTCACCTCGCCCCTGATGCACCACAGCTACCGCTCGGGCCAACTCCTCGACGCGGGCTGGTTCGCGGGCTCGCTGCTCCTCGCGTACGCCCCCTGGGCCGCCTCCCGGCAGCACCGGCCCGGCGGCGACGAGGGGCACACGCGTGTGGTGCGCGAACACCTGCCGGGCGCCCGCCCCGGCAGCCATCAGCACCACCACGCCCCCGCGCAGGCCGGTGACCACGGCCGGTATCCGGCCACCCGGCCCATCACCGGCTCGCTGGCCGCCCTCACGCCCTACCTCGCCGCCGCCGTCTGCACCCTGGGGATCCTCTACAACGTCCTCAACGGCCGCAGCGTCGACCGCGTGGTCCTGCTGACCGGCGGCGCGGTCGTGCTCGCCCTCGTGGTGCGCCAGGGGATCATGCTGCTCGACAACATCACCCTCACCCAGGAACTGGCCCACAAGGAGAACCACTTCCGCTCCCTGGTGCAGGGCTCCAGCGACGTCATCATGATCGCCGCCCCCAGCGGCATCCTGCGCTACGTCTCCCCGGCCGCCGCCGGCGTCTACGGCCGCCCCGCCGAGGCGCTGGTCGGCACCGAACTGGCCGATCTCATCCACCCGGAGGACCTGGGCTGCGTGGTGCACGAGGTGCGCCGCTTCCTCGCCGCCAACCCCCAGGACGAACCCACCACGCGCATCGAGTGCCGGTTCCGCTCCGGGGGCGGGGGAGGCTGGCTCAACGTCGAGTCCACCGTCAACCGCCACCACGGCGGCCTGATCTTCAACAGCCGGGACGTCACCGAACGCGTCCGCCTCCAGGCGCAGCTCCAGCACAACGCCGAGCACGACCCGCTCACCGACCTGCCCAACCGCGCCCTGTTCACCCGGCGCGTCCAGCAGGCCCTGTCGGGCCGGCGCAGCTCCGACCGGGGAGCCGCGCTGCGCAACACCGCGGTGCTCTTCATCGACCTCGACGGCTTCAAGGCGGTCAACGACACCATCGGGCACCAGGCCGGGGACGAACTGCTCGTCCAGGCCGGCCGCCGGCTCCAGGACGCGGTCCGCAAGGGCGACACCGCCTCCCGGCTCGGCGGCGACGAGTTCGCGGCCCTGATCGTCGGCGACACCACCCGCGACCGCCCCGCCCGCGAGCGGCACATCCTGGAACTCGCCGACCGCCTCCGGCTCACGCTCTCCCAGCCCTACGTGATCGATGGCAACGACGTCAGAGTCGCCGCGTCCATCGGTGTCGCCTTCGCCGAACCCGGCCTCGGCGCCGGTGAGCTGCTGCGCAACGCCGATCTCGCGATGTACCGCGCCAAGGCGGGCGGCAAGGGCCGCGTCGAGCTGTACAAGCCGCAGATGCAGCAGGACGTCGTACGCAAGGCGGAGCTGGCCACCCGGCTGCGGGCCGCGCTGCACGACGGCGAGTTCGCGCTGCTGCACCAGCCGGTGGTGCGGCTGGAGGACGGCCGGATCTCGTCGGTTGCCGCGCACGCGCGCTGGCGCTCCTCGCAGGGGGTGCTGTTCACGCCCGCCGAGTTCCTGCGGGTCGCGGACGAGGGCGACCGCACCGCCGAGCTGAGCCGCTGGGTGCTGGAGGAGGCGGTCGCCCAGGCCGCCGACCGGGCGGCGGGCGGCCGTACCGTCCCGGTGACCGTGCGGATGGACGCACGGCGGCTCGTGGACCGGTCGATGCCGCCCGGCGCCGTCGAGGCGCTGCTGACCCGGCACGGGCTGCCGTCCGGGGCGCTGATGATCGAGCTGTCGGACCTCGACCCCAAGGTGCCGCTGGACGAGCTGGAGCGCCGTCTGGGCGCCCTGCGCCGGCACGGCGTCCGGATCGTCCTCGACGGCTTCGGCACCGGCTACGGCGCGCTCACGGCCCTGCGGAGACTCCCCGTGGACGTCCTCAGACTGGACCGGGGCCTGGTCGAGGGCGTCGTCGAGTCCGCCCGGCTGCACAAGATCACCAGCGGGCTGCTGAGGATCGCCTGCGATCTCGGGCTGCACTCCGTGGCCGAGGGTGTGGACCTCCCCGAGCAGGTCGTCGCCCTGCGCGCGATGGGCTGCACGCACGGCCAGGGCATGGCGTTCTCCGGGCCGCTCGACGAGTACCGGCTGCGCCGGGCGCTCGCCACCGGCCGCTATCCGGTGCCGCACGGCCCCGCGGAACCCGCGTTCGCGGGCGGCGGCACCGGGGTGTACACCAGTAGTGGGGTGAGCGCCGTCCTGGGGAGCGGAAGTGCCCTTCGCTCACATAATGAGACTCCTGTCCCACCCACTTGA
- a CDS encoding type II toxin-antitoxin system RelE/ParE family toxin yields MLVSRGAVLSWAIKVTDEYAEWFRRLIKEDLGSASQVAQAVAALRDAGPTLGRPLVDRLKGSDLHHLKELRPGSGGRSEIRIIFAFDPTRSALLLLGGDKAGNWERWYRDNIPLAEQLYRDYTSDTEE; encoded by the coding sequence ATGCTGGTGTCGAGGGGAGCCGTCTTGAGTTGGGCGATCAAGGTCACCGATGAGTACGCGGAGTGGTTCAGGCGGCTGATCAAGGAGGATCTCGGTTCTGCCTCTCAGGTTGCGCAGGCCGTTGCCGCTCTGCGTGACGCCGGCCCCACGCTGGGGCGTCCCCTCGTGGACCGGCTGAAGGGATCGGACCTGCATCACCTCAAGGAACTCAGGCCAGGGTCAGGTGGCCGGTCCGAGATCCGGATCATCTTCGCCTTTGATCCGACTCGTTCAGCCCTGCTGCTCCTCGGGGGCGACAAGGCGGGAAACTGGGAGCGCTGGTACCGCGACAACATTCCTCTGGCTGAACAGCTCTACCGCGACTACACCAGTGACACTGAGGAGTGA
- a CDS encoding PQQ-dependent sugar dehydrogenase — translation MRRTAVPAVLAVGALLFSAGCSSDDGGSPGSASASASGSAVRGSSSPGGEATPAAKGSVEVVRTVAEGLDSPWGVAVLPEGGLLVASRDEGTITLVDEDSGKKTELGEVPGVSAAGEGGLLGIALSPDYASDHMVYAYFTSASDNRVVRMIYDPKRSPGDQLGAPDTVFKGIPKGMIHNGGRIAFGPDGMLYAGTGESGDTGLSQDKESLGGKILRLTPEGEPAPGNPFPGSPVYSYGHRNVQGLAWDAKQRLFAAEFGQDTWDELNAIEPGANYGWPEVEGESDDSRYRNPLAQWHTDVASPSGIAYAQGSIWMVGLRGQRLWRIPLKGTEASADPQSFLDEKYGRLRTVIAAGGDRLWVTTSNTDGRGAPKEGDDRILELKVS, via the coding sequence GTGCGTCGTACTGCTGTGCCGGCCGTGCTGGCCGTGGGTGCTCTGCTGTTCAGCGCCGGCTGCTCCTCGGACGACGGGGGGTCGCCGGGGAGCGCTAGCGCCTCGGCGAGTGGGTCGGCCGTGCGGGGGTCGTCGTCGCCGGGCGGTGAGGCCACTCCGGCTGCGAAGGGCTCCGTCGAGGTGGTGCGGACCGTCGCCGAGGGGCTGGACAGTCCGTGGGGCGTGGCCGTGCTTCCCGAGGGCGGGCTGCTGGTCGCCTCGCGTGACGAGGGCACGATCACGCTGGTCGACGAGGACTCGGGGAAGAAGACCGAGCTGGGTGAGGTCCCCGGGGTCTCGGCGGCCGGGGAGGGCGGTCTGCTGGGCATCGCCCTCTCGCCGGACTACGCGTCCGATCACATGGTCTACGCGTACTTCACCTCGGCCTCGGACAATCGCGTCGTCCGCATGATCTACGACCCGAAGCGCTCCCCCGGCGATCAGCTCGGCGCCCCGGACACGGTCTTCAAAGGCATCCCCAAGGGCATGATCCACAACGGCGGCCGGATCGCCTTCGGGCCCGACGGCATGCTGTACGCGGGCACGGGCGAGAGCGGTGACACGGGGCTGTCCCAGGACAAGGAGTCCCTGGGCGGCAAGATCCTGCGGCTCACCCCCGAGGGCGAGCCGGCCCCGGGCAACCCCTTCCCCGGCTCCCCCGTGTACTCGTACGGCCACCGCAATGTGCAGGGCCTGGCCTGGGACGCGAAACAGCGGCTGTTCGCGGCGGAGTTCGGCCAGGACACCTGGGACGAGCTGAACGCGATCGAGCCCGGCGCGAACTACGGCTGGCCGGAGGTCGAGGGCGAGTCCGACGACTCCCGGTACCGCAATCCGCTGGCGCAGTGGCACACGGACGTGGCCTCCCCCAGCGGGATCGCCTACGCCCAGGGCTCGATATGGATGGTGGGGCTGCGCGGCCAGCGTCTGTGGCGCATCCCGCTCAAGGGCACCGAGGCGTCGGCGGACCCGCAGTCCTTCCTGGACGAGAAGTACGGCCGGCTGCGCACGGTGATCGCGGCGGGCGGCGACCGGCTCTGGGTCACCACCAGCAACACCGACGGCCGCGGCGCCCCGAAGGAGGGGGACGATCGGATCCTGGAGCTCAAGGTGAGCTGA